From a region of the Paraburkholderia hospita genome:
- a CDS encoding 2-dehydro-3-deoxygalactonokinase: MTQTGSTLSTEQAQPAQTAAAAGHAASAALIALDWGTTSLRAYLFDANGAVLETRASTAGIMNLPRPAAEGGFDAAFDAVVGAWLDRAPELPVIAAGMVGSAQGWKEAPYVNAPASADALVDGIVRVQTARGVPLNIVPGVLQNGELPNVMRGEETQIFGALACAEPSAAGKGLLIGLPGTHAKWVMVRDAKIERFDTFMTGEVFAALSEHTILGRTMLTPDQPDTDAFLRGVRVARDKGKAGVLATIFSTRTLGLTGQLAREQQPDYLSGLLIGHELSGLEAALAQQQSTLAGSALQLIGNEALCERYRLALAQFGCHQADLVKQATERGLWRIAAQAGLVSEASGAAQAT; encoded by the coding sequence ATGACTCAGACGGGCTCGACCCTGTCCACGGAACAAGCACAACCGGCGCAGACGGCAGCAGCGGCGGGTCATGCTGCATCGGCCGCACTGATCGCGCTCGACTGGGGCACGACGTCGCTGCGCGCCTATCTGTTCGACGCGAACGGCGCAGTGCTGGAAACGCGCGCGTCGACGGCGGGCATCATGAATCTGCCGCGCCCGGCGGCGGAAGGCGGCTTCGACGCGGCGTTCGATGCTGTCGTCGGTGCATGGCTGGACCGCGCGCCCGAGCTGCCCGTGATCGCGGCTGGCATGGTCGGCAGCGCGCAAGGCTGGAAGGAAGCGCCGTACGTGAATGCGCCCGCTAGCGCCGACGCGCTCGTCGACGGCATCGTGCGCGTGCAGACGGCGCGCGGCGTGCCGCTGAATATTGTCCCCGGCGTGCTGCAGAACGGCGAGCTGCCGAACGTGATGCGCGGCGAGGAAACGCAGATTTTTGGCGCGCTGGCCTGCGCGGAACCGTCGGCGGCGGGCAAGGGCCTGCTGATCGGCCTGCCGGGCACGCACGCGAAATGGGTGATGGTGCGCGACGCGAAGATCGAGCGCTTCGACACGTTCATGACGGGTGAAGTCTTCGCGGCACTCTCCGAGCACACGATTCTCGGCCGTACGATGCTCACGCCCGACCAGCCCGACACCGATGCTTTTCTGCGCGGCGTGCGAGTCGCGCGCGACAAGGGCAAGGCCGGCGTGCTCGCAACGATTTTCAGCACGCGCACGCTGGGCCTGACGGGCCAGCTTGCGCGTGAGCAGCAACCCGATTATCTGTCCGGCCTGCTGATCGGCCACGAACTGAGCGGCCTCGAAGCGGCGCTCGCGCAACAGCAATCGACGCTCGCCGGCAGCGCGCTGCAACTGATCGGCAACGAGGCGCTGTGCGAACGCTACCGGCTCGCGCTCGCGCAATTCGGCTGCCATCAGGCGGACCTCGTGAAGCAGGCGACCGAGCGCGGCTTGTGGCGCATCGCGGCGCAAGCGGGTCTCGTCAGCGAAGCGTCGGGCGCCGCTCAGGCCACCTGA
- a CDS encoding IclR family transcriptional regulator, which produces MNKAMTSHVESEAPEAPEVEAPRKPAARPANGVVVPTPPADTIGLPSTLLDITPQQAGTQTLLRGLAILEAAAAGVRDLRTFGAALGTTRSTTHRLVSSLVQARYLRQVQGGYLLGPKLIELGTIALEQMPLTTVARPHLASLAELTHDTIHLGVRDGDDVLYIDKIPGTRGLEMRSRVGHRMPLASTGIGKAMMLDLGPDQWQSLFDASRRALAGVSFKPDNRPDQQTFMQRMTNYSAGGFTFDLEENEASIRCVAAPVRDASGSIVAALSVASTIPYMSLERMDELIPVVQREARAISEELGWRVPQPTTRRIKR; this is translated from the coding sequence ATGAACAAAGCGATGACCTCTCACGTCGAGTCCGAAGCGCCCGAGGCGCCTGAAGTCGAAGCGCCGCGCAAGCCCGCCGCGCGTCCCGCCAACGGTGTCGTCGTGCCGACGCCGCCCGCCGACACGATCGGCCTGCCGAGCACGCTGCTCGACATCACGCCGCAGCAAGCCGGCACGCAGACGCTGCTGCGCGGCCTCGCGATTCTCGAAGCCGCCGCCGCGGGCGTGCGCGATCTGCGCACCTTCGGCGCCGCGCTCGGCACGACGCGCAGCACCACGCACCGTCTCGTTAGCAGCCTCGTGCAGGCGCGCTATCTGCGCCAGGTTCAGGGCGGCTACCTGCTCGGACCGAAGCTGATCGAGCTCGGCACGATCGCGCTCGAGCAGATGCCGCTCACGACCGTCGCGCGCCCGCATCTGGCGTCGCTCGCTGAACTGACGCACGACACGATCCACCTCGGCGTGCGCGACGGCGACGACGTGCTGTACATCGACAAGATTCCCGGCACGCGCGGCCTCGAAATGCGCTCGCGCGTCGGCCACCGGATGCCGCTCGCATCGACGGGTATCGGCAAGGCGATGATGCTCGACCTCGGCCCGGACCAGTGGCAGTCGCTGTTCGACGCGTCGCGCCGTGCGCTGGCGGGCGTCAGCTTCAAGCCCGACAACCGGCCCGACCAGCAGACCTTCATGCAGCGCATGACGAACTACTCGGCAGGCGGCTTCACGTTCGATCTCGAAGAGAACGAAGCGTCGATTCGCTGCGTGGCCGCGCCCGTGCGCGATGCGTCGGGTTCGATCGTCGCGGCGCTGTCGGTCGCAAGCACGATTCCGTACATGTCGCTCGAGCGCATGGACGAGCTGATTCCCGTCGTGCAGCGCGAGGCGCGCGCGATTTCGGAAGAACTGGGCTGGCGTGTTCCGCAACCGACTACCCGCAGGATCAAACGATGA
- the mtgA gene encoding monofunctional biosynthetic peptidoglycan transglycosylase, whose protein sequence is MTKTRRAKGQRAGASPARWVMYAGAVFVVAWVATQLFYFAQIAVWNSVNPQSTAFMRSDAWRLSQDRPDLSIQHTWVPYDQISRNLKRAIIASEDANFATNNGYETDAILQAWEKNKARGKIVRGGSTITQQLARNLFLSREKSYIRKGQELIITWMLETLMDKERIFEIYLNSVEWGNGVYGAEAAARYYFKTSAANLTAGQSARLAVMLPRPKYFDEHRTSSYLTQRARVIARRMGAAELPD, encoded by the coding sequence ATGACGAAGACGAGGCGCGCTAAGGGGCAGCGGGCCGGCGCGAGTCCCGCACGCTGGGTGATGTATGCCGGCGCGGTCTTCGTCGTCGCGTGGGTCGCCACGCAGCTTTTCTATTTCGCGCAGATCGCCGTGTGGAACTCTGTGAATCCGCAATCGACGGCCTTCATGCGCTCCGATGCCTGGCGTCTTTCGCAAGACCGTCCCGATCTGTCGATCCAGCACACGTGGGTTCCCTACGATCAGATCTCACGCAATCTGAAGCGCGCGATCATCGCTTCGGAAGATGCGAACTTCGCCACGAACAACGGCTACGAAACGGACGCGATTCTCCAGGCATGGGAGAAAAACAAGGCGCGCGGCAAGATCGTCAGAGGCGGCTCCACGATCACGCAGCAGCTCGCGCGCAATCTGTTCCTGTCGCGTGAAAAGAGCTATATCCGCAAAGGCCAGGAGCTGATCATCACATGGATGCTCGAGACGCTGATGGACAAGGAGCGCATCTTCGAGATCTATCTGAATTCGGTTGAATGGGGCAATGGCGTGTACGGCGCGGAAGCGGCGGCGCGCTATTACTTCAAGACGTCGGCCGCGAACCTGACGGCCGGCCAGTCGGCCCGGCTCGCGGTGATGCTGCCGAGGCCGAAATACTTCGACGAGCATCGTACTTCCAGCTACCTCACGCAACGGGCACGGGTGATCGCGCGCAGGATGGGCGCGGCCGAACTGCCGGACTGA
- the aroE gene encoding shikimate dehydrogenase, which produces MTTDTTTQRDRYAVIGNPIAHSKSPLIHARFAEQTGEPVEYGRLLAPVDQFESHVRAFIAEGGRGMNVTVPFKLDAHAFATTLSPRAAAAGAVNTLRFEKDGGVYGDNTDGFGLVRDIEVNLGVSLKNARVLLLGAGGAARGVVLPMLERKPQSLTIVNRTASKAEALVAQFASAASDAACRLTGGSAQTIETGAYDVIVNATASSLDASLPECDDGAFGAGTLAYDMMYGAQPTVFMQHASQLGARAADGLGMLVEQAAESFFVWRGVRPDGAPVLAALREMLRAPQSA; this is translated from the coding sequence ATGACGACCGACACGACGACCCAGCGCGACCGCTACGCGGTGATCGGCAATCCGATTGCGCATAGCAAGTCGCCGCTCATCCACGCGCGCTTTGCCGAGCAGACGGGCGAACCCGTCGAATATGGCCGCCTGCTCGCGCCCGTCGATCAGTTCGAGTCGCACGTGCGGGCCTTCATCGCCGAAGGCGGGCGCGGCATGAACGTCACCGTGCCGTTCAAGCTCGACGCGCATGCGTTCGCGACCACGCTGTCGCCGCGTGCGGCGGCGGCGGGCGCGGTGAACACGCTGCGCTTCGAGAAAGACGGCGGCGTTTACGGTGACAACACGGATGGCTTTGGCCTCGTGCGCGACATCGAAGTGAACTTGGGCGTGTCGTTGAAGAACGCGCGCGTGCTGCTGCTCGGCGCGGGCGGTGCGGCGCGCGGCGTCGTGCTGCCGATGCTCGAACGCAAGCCGCAATCGCTCACCATCGTGAACCGCACGGCATCGAAGGCGGAGGCGCTGGTTGCACAATTCGCCAGCGCGGCGAGCGACGCCGCATGCCGTCTGACGGGCGGCAGCGCGCAGACGATTGAAACGGGCGCCTATGACGTGATCGTCAACGCGACGGCAAGCAGCCTCGACGCGTCGCTGCCCGAGTGCGACGACGGCGCGTTCGGCGCGGGCACGCTCGCGTACGACATGATGTACGGCGCGCAGCCAACCGTCTTCATGCAGCACGCCAGCCAGCTCGGCGCGCGCGCGGCGGACGGCCTCGGCATGCTGGTCGAGCAGGCGGCGGAATCGTTCTTCGTGTGGCGCGGCGTGCGTCCCGACGGCGCGCCCGTGCTCGCCGCGCTGCGCGAGATGCTGCGCGCGCCGCAAAGCGCGTGA
- a CDS encoding ribonuclease catalytic domain-containing protein, with protein sequence MNVFFEESGSFKAGNVMSRQGDAFQVELPGGRRAKVRAKDVLMEFEKPSAGELMEQADAAAQDIDLDFLWECAPEDEFPFATLGAEYFGESFGPVERAALILRMHGSPIYFRRKGRGQYQRAPEEQLKMALASLERKRQQALVQQGYEEELKAGRLPDGFQSKALGLLTKPDKNAIEYKALEAAAAARGISMARLMLECGGIPSARALHEARFLSEFFPHGTGFPPVTIGALPEDLPQAEIEAFSIDDVTTTEIDDAFSVEHLSDGRVRIGIHIAAPALGIERGDAVDAVARGRLSTVYMPGDKITMLPDSVVEKFTLAEGGLRPALSLYSIVNRETQEIVVSETRAELVYVKNNLRHNTLDELVTEEALANGTGDYPHKEDIAVLWPFAQALFEKRQLARAGFGLRREVQRNTDFNFYVEGEHVSITPRRRGSPLDTIVAELAILANSTWGAFLHDHGVPGIYRSQRAFGAPTGPKRTRMQTTAAPHEGLGVSQYAWSTSPLRRYVDLVNQWQLIACVQHGVTAKLAAPFKPKDADLFAVVQGFDDTYTAYADHQRRMEYFWCLRWLTQEGKKQVVASVVKGDLVRLEDVPLLLHVPGLGVHARGTRLMLEVMSVDELTVEASVRPLHVLDAPTVTSGTEEEEETEEEIIDAADESAESEAEAQAEADTAAAEGEQPADSNDPTQHATEQGQ encoded by the coding sequence GTGAACGTTTTCTTCGAGGAATCGGGTAGTTTCAAGGCCGGCAACGTGATGTCGCGTCAAGGCGACGCGTTTCAGGTCGAGCTGCCGGGCGGACGCCGCGCGAAAGTTCGCGCGAAAGACGTGCTGATGGAGTTCGAGAAGCCGTCGGCGGGCGAACTGATGGAACAGGCCGATGCCGCCGCACAGGACATCGATCTGGACTTTCTGTGGGAATGCGCGCCTGAAGACGAATTCCCGTTTGCCACGCTCGGCGCCGAATACTTTGGCGAGTCGTTCGGGCCCGTCGAGCGCGCCGCGCTGATTTTGCGCATGCACGGTTCGCCCATCTATTTCCGCCGCAAGGGGCGCGGCCAGTATCAGCGCGCGCCGGAAGAGCAACTGAAGATGGCGCTCGCGTCGCTGGAGCGCAAGCGTCAGCAGGCGCTCGTGCAGCAGGGCTACGAAGAGGAACTGAAGGCGGGCCGTCTGCCGGACGGCTTCCAGAGCAAGGCGCTCGGCCTCTTGACGAAGCCCGACAAGAACGCGATCGAATACAAGGCGCTCGAAGCGGCAGCGGCGGCGCGTGGTATTTCGATGGCGCGTCTGATGCTCGAATGCGGCGGCATTCCGTCGGCGCGCGCGCTGCACGAGGCGCGCTTCCTGTCGGAATTCTTCCCGCACGGCACGGGCTTTCCGCCTGTGACGATCGGCGCGCTGCCGGAAGATCTGCCGCAGGCTGAAATCGAAGCGTTCTCGATCGACGACGTGACCACGACGGAAATCGACGATGCGTTTTCCGTGGAGCATCTGTCCGACGGACGCGTGCGGATCGGCATTCACATCGCGGCGCCGGCGCTGGGCATCGAACGCGGCGATGCCGTCGATGCGGTCGCGCGCGGCCGTCTGTCGACCGTTTACATGCCGGGCGACAAGATCACGATGCTGCCCGATTCCGTCGTGGAAAAATTCACGCTGGCCGAAGGCGGTTTGCGCCCGGCGCTGTCGCTGTACAGCATCGTGAACCGCGAGACGCAGGAAATCGTCGTCAGCGAAACGCGTGCCGAACTGGTCTACGTGAAGAACAATCTGCGCCACAACACGCTCGACGAACTCGTCACGGAAGAGGCGCTCGCCAATGGCACGGGCGACTATCCGCACAAGGAAGACATCGCGGTGCTGTGGCCGTTTGCGCAGGCGCTGTTCGAGAAGCGCCAGCTCGCGCGCGCCGGTTTCGGCCTCAGGCGCGAAGTGCAGCGCAATACGGACTTCAATTTCTACGTCGAAGGCGAGCATGTGAGCATCACGCCGCGCCGCCGCGGTTCGCCGCTCGATACAATCGTCGCTGAACTGGCGATTCTCGCGAACTCGACGTGGGGCGCGTTCCTGCACGATCACGGCGTGCCCGGCATCTATCGCTCGCAGCGCGCGTTCGGCGCGCCGACAGGACCGAAGCGCACCCGGATGCAGACGACGGCCGCGCCGCACGAAGGTCTCGGCGTGTCGCAGTACGCATGGAGCACGTCGCCGCTGCGCCGCTACGTCGACCTCGTCAACCAGTGGCAACTGATCGCGTGCGTGCAGCACGGCGTGACGGCGAAGCTCGCGGCGCCGTTCAAGCCGAAGGACGCCGACCTGTTCGCCGTCGTGCAAGGTTTCGACGACACGTACACCGCGTACGCCGATCATCAGCGCCGCATGGAGTATTTCTGGTGTCTGCGCTGGCTCACGCAGGAAGGCAAGAAGCAGGTGGTCGCTTCCGTCGTGAAGGGCGATCTCGTGCGGCTCGAAGACGTGCCGCTGCTGCTGCACGTGCCGGGTCTCGGCGTGCATGCGCGCGGCACGCGGCTGATGCTCGAAGTGATGTCGGTGGATGAACTGACGGTCGAGGCATCGGTGCGGCCGTTGCACGTGCTCGACGCGCCGACCGTGACGAGCGGCACGGAAGAAGAGGAAGAGACCGAAGAAGAAATCATCGACGCCGCCGACGAATCCGCCGAAAGCGAAGCCGAAGCGCAAGCCGAAGCCGATACGGCCGCAGCGGAGGGCGAGCAGCCCGCCGACTCGAACGATCCAACGCAACACGCGACGGAGCAGGGCCAATGA
- a CDS encoding YqiA/YcfP family alpha/beta fold hydrolase: protein MILYLHGFRSSPNSFKARVMAERLAVLGRSAEWCCPMLPVSPLETVSLVEERVAAANPEQVTVIGSSLGGYFATHLAEKHGWRAVLLNPAVVPERDLSHYLGEQPLWHGGGSIIVEPRHLDELRALGVARITRPERYYLFAATGDEVLDYREMLAHYPGVQTRLIEGSDHAISEFPDYVDDVLAFCDAADADTEPPAPREAA, encoded by the coding sequence GTGATTCTCTATCTGCACGGGTTCCGCTCGTCGCCCAATTCGTTCAAGGCGCGCGTGATGGCCGAGCGTCTTGCGGTGCTTGGCCGCAGCGCCGAATGGTGCTGTCCGATGCTGCCCGTGTCGCCGCTGGAAACCGTGTCGCTCGTCGAAGAACGGGTCGCGGCGGCGAATCCGGAGCAGGTGACGGTGATCGGCAGCTCGCTGGGCGGCTACTTCGCGACGCATCTCGCCGAGAAACACGGCTGGCGCGCCGTACTGCTGAATCCCGCTGTGGTGCCGGAGCGCGATCTCAGCCACTATCTCGGCGAGCAGCCGCTGTGGCATGGCGGCGGCAGCATCATCGTCGAGCCGCGTCATCTTGATGAGTTGCGTGCGTTAGGCGTCGCGCGCATCACCCGCCCCGAACGCTATTATCTGTTTGCTGCCACCGGCGACGAAGTGCTCGATTACCGCGAAATGCTCGCGCACTATCCCGGCGTGCAGACCAGACTGATCGAAGGCAGCGACCACGCGATCAGCGAGTTTCCCGACTATGTCGACGACGTGCTCGCGTTTTGCGACGCAGCCGACGCCGACACTGAGCCGCCCGCACCACGCGAGGCGGCATGA
- the mpl gene encoding UDP-N-acetylmuramate:L-alanyl-gamma-D-glutamyl-meso-diaminopimelate ligase, giving the protein MHIHILGICGTFMGGLAVLARNAGHTVTGCDAGVYPPMSTQLEAQGITLIEGWGAEQLDLKPDLFVVGNVVTRGNPLMEEILNRGLPYTSGPQWLGEHVLNGKWVLAVAGTHGKTTTTSMLTWLLEDAGMNPGFLIGGVPLNFGVSARLTDSSFFVIEADEYDTAFFDKRSKFVHYRPRTAVLNNLEFDHADIFADLAAIETQFHHLVRTVPGIGRVVSNGREAALDRVLTRGCWSEVERFGVDGGWQALPAEDGVAIDERFAVYHNGERVGVVDWQVQGEHNRMNAIAAIAAARHIGVPPAQAAKSLSTFRNVKRRMEVRGSVDGVTVYDDFAHHPTAIQTTVAGLRTRIGRGENGKRARILAVLEPRSNTMKLGVMKAQLPASLVDADLVFGYGAPAGKDALGWNLAEALAPMGDKAQAFNDIDTLVKSVVAAARPGDQVLVMSNGGFGGVHQKLLDALSARPTAQARGVA; this is encoded by the coding sequence ATGCACATTCACATCCTCGGCATCTGCGGCACGTTCATGGGTGGTCTCGCGGTTCTCGCGCGCAACGCCGGTCACACGGTGACGGGCTGCGACGCCGGCGTCTACCCACCGATGAGCACGCAGCTCGAGGCGCAAGGCATCACGCTGATCGAAGGCTGGGGCGCCGAGCAGCTCGACCTGAAGCCGGACCTGTTCGTGGTCGGCAACGTCGTGACGCGCGGCAATCCGCTGATGGAAGAAATCCTCAATCGCGGCCTGCCGTACACGTCCGGCCCGCAATGGCTGGGCGAGCACGTGCTGAACGGCAAGTGGGTGCTGGCCGTGGCGGGGACGCACGGCAAGACCACGACGACCTCCATGCTGACGTGGCTGCTGGAAGACGCGGGCATGAACCCGGGCTTTCTGATCGGCGGCGTGCCGCTGAATTTTGGCGTGTCGGCGCGGCTGACGGATTCAAGCTTCTTCGTGATCGAAGCCGACGAGTACGACACGGCGTTCTTCGACAAGCGCTCGAAGTTCGTCCACTACCGGCCGCGCACCGCGGTCCTGAACAACCTCGAATTCGATCACGCGGACATCTTCGCTGATCTCGCCGCGATCGAAACGCAATTTCATCACCTCGTGCGCACTGTGCCGGGCATTGGCCGCGTCGTGTCGAACGGCCGCGAAGCTGCGCTGGACCGCGTGCTCACGCGCGGCTGCTGGAGCGAAGTGGAGCGCTTTGGCGTCGACGGCGGCTGGCAGGCTTTGCCCGCTGAAGACGGCGTCGCCATCGACGAGCGCTTTGCCGTCTATCACAACGGCGAGCGGGTCGGCGTGGTGGACTGGCAGGTGCAAGGCGAGCACAACCGCATGAACGCGATCGCCGCGATCGCCGCCGCGCGCCACATCGGCGTGCCGCCCGCGCAGGCCGCAAAGTCGCTTTCGACATTCCGCAACGTGAAGCGGCGGATGGAAGTGCGCGGCAGCGTCGACGGCGTGACGGTCTACGACGATTTCGCGCATCACCCGACAGCTATCCAGACAACGGTCGCCGGTCTGCGCACGCGAATCGGCCGCGGCGAAAACGGAAAGCGCGCGCGCATTCTCGCCGTGCTTGAACCGCGCTCGAACACGATGAAGCTCGGCGTGATGAAGGCGCAATTGCCCGCTAGCCTCGTCGACGCCGATCTCGTATTCGGCTACGGCGCGCCCGCGGGCAAAGACGCGCTCGGCTGGAATCTGGCCGAAGCGCTCGCGCCGATGGGCGACAAGGCGCAAGCCTTCAACGACATCGACACGCTCGTCAAATCCGTCGTGGCGGCCGCGCGGCCGGGCGATCAGGTGCTCGTGATGAGCAACGGCGGCTTTGGCGGCGTGCACCAGAAACTGCTCGACGCGCTGTCGGCGCGTCCCACGGCGCAGGCGCGGGGCGTCGCGTGA
- a CDS encoding TlpA family protein disulfide reductase translates to MKRILAIAAVAVVATAGGAVAGHWLLGNNDLAGVANAAPADSSNAVNQLWAAKVTNADGAPQSLAGFKGHPVVINFWASWCGPCVEEMPSLSALHKEYSKKGIEFVGLGVDSDKNIKAFLQKVPVNYPIYVAGFGGADLARAFGNNAGGLPYTVVIDAKGVVRSTKLGQIKPDELKRTLDAL, encoded by the coding sequence ATGAAGCGGATTCTGGCAATCGCGGCGGTGGCTGTCGTCGCGACAGCGGGCGGCGCGGTGGCGGGCCACTGGCTGCTCGGCAATAACGACCTTGCGGGCGTCGCGAACGCGGCGCCGGCCGACAGCAGCAACGCCGTCAATCAACTATGGGCGGCGAAAGTGACCAATGCCGACGGCGCGCCGCAGTCACTCGCCGGTTTCAAGGGACACCCGGTCGTGATCAACTTCTGGGCGTCGTGGTGCGGTCCGTGCGTCGAGGAAATGCCGTCGCTGTCGGCGTTGCACAAGGAATACTCGAAGAAGGGCATCGAGTTCGTCGGCTTGGGCGTCGATTCCGACAAGAACATCAAGGCCTTCCTGCAAAAAGTGCCCGTCAACTATCCGATCTATGTCGCCGGGTTCGGCGGCGCAGACCTCGCGCGCGCCTTCGGCAACAACGCGGGTGGTTTGCCTTACACGGTCGTAATTGACGCAAAAGGCGTCGTACGGTCGACAAAACTCGGCCAGATCAAGCCGGACGAGCTGAAACGCACGCTCGACGCGCTCTGA
- the aroQ gene encoding type II 3-dehydroquinate dehydratase: MTRLLVLHGPNLNLLGTREPEVYGRVTLPQIDQALADRAADAGVELATFQSNHEGALVDRIQAARTEKTDFIVINPAAYTHTSVAIRDALAGVGIPFVEIHLSNVHRREPFRHHSYFSDQAEGVICGLGWKGYLYALEYVLDRLAAGTAGSSRN, encoded by the coding sequence ATGACGCGACTGCTGGTTCTGCACGGCCCCAACCTCAACCTTCTCGGCACCCGGGAACCCGAGGTCTATGGCCGCGTGACGCTCCCGCAGATCGATCAGGCGCTGGCCGACCGCGCAGCGGACGCCGGCGTCGAACTGGCCACCTTCCAGAGCAATCACGAAGGCGCGCTCGTCGATCGCATTCAGGCGGCTCGGACCGAGAAGACCGATTTCATCGTGATCAATCCCGCTGCGTACACGCATACCAGCGTGGCGATCCGGGACGCACTGGCGGGCGTCGGCATCCCGTTCGTCGAGATTCATCTGTCGAACGTGCATCGTCGAGAACCGTTCAGGCATCACTCGTATTTCTCCGACCAGGCAGAGGGCGTGATTTGCGGCCTCGGCTGGAAGGGCTATCTGTACGCACTCGAATATGTGCTCGACCGGTTGGCCGCTGGGACGGCCGGATCGTCGCGCAACTGA
- the accB gene encoding acetyl-CoA carboxylase biotin carboxyl carrier protein: MDLRKLKTLIDLVSESGISELEVTEGEGKVRIVKNAPPVYVQQPGNYAPQYAAPGLAPAAHGGEAPAVGAPATPAAVAPQGHVVTSPMVGTFYRAPSPGADPFVQVGDTVKEGQTICIIEAMKLLNEIESDQSGVVKEILVENGQAVEYGQPLFVVG; encoded by the coding sequence ATGGATCTACGTAAACTGAAGACTCTGATCGACCTCGTCTCCGAGTCCGGCATCTCCGAACTCGAAGTGACCGAGGGCGAAGGCAAGGTGCGCATCGTCAAGAACGCGCCGCCGGTTTACGTCCAGCAGCCTGGCAACTACGCGCCGCAATACGCCGCGCCGGGCCTGGCGCCCGCTGCTCACGGCGGTGAAGCACCCGCCGTCGGCGCGCCGGCGACGCCCGCAGCCGTGGCACCGCAAGGCCATGTCGTGACGTCACCGATGGTCGGCACGTTCTACCGCGCACCTTCGCCGGGCGCCGATCCGTTCGTGCAGGTCGGCGATACGGTCAAGGAAGGCCAGACCATCTGCATCATCGAAGCAATGAAGCTCCTGAACGAGATCGAATCGGATCAGTCAGGCGTCGTCAAGGAAATCCTCGTCGAGAACGGCCAGGCAGTCGAATACGGCCAGCCGCTCTTCGTGGTCGGCTGA